From Xanthomonas citri pv. mangiferaeindicae:
GTGCCATCGGCGCCCTGCGGCGTGGCGAACGGCAGCGGGCGGGTCGCGGGATTGGAGAACAGCAGCGCGCCGAAATCGACCCCCTTCGACAGCGTGACGTCCGCGCGCGAAGCGATGACGCCCAGGCCGACCGAGAAACGGTCACCCAGATCCACCGCGCCCGAGAGCGTCAGGTCGATGATTTCCACTTCCGAGGTCAGCGCCGCGTAGCGGCCGACCCAACCCGGGTCGTACTCGGTCTTCAGGCCGAACGGCGCACTGACCATCGCGCCCAGCGCGGTGCCATTGTCGAACTTGTGGACGACCGACATTGCCGGCACCGGGGTCACGTCGCCGGCGTTGCCGCCATTGTTGCCGGACATCGGGCGGCCGAGGGCGTCGACCGCGGCCCCCTTGTATTCGTAATTGAGGTCGATGACGGTCAGGTCGACCTGCATGGTCGTGCCCTCGAACTGGGTCATCACCGCCGGGTTGTTGGTGACCACCGAGCTGTCGCCGGTCTTGGCGGCGGTGCCGGCGAACGCGGCGCCCATCGACTTGACGCTGTTTTCCTTGAGCTGGAAGCCGGCGGCGTGCGCCTGGCCTGCGAATGCCAGGGCGCCGGCGATGCCGAGTGCCAACGCGGTGCATTGAATGATGCGGGGGTGGGTCGCCATGGTCGCCTCTCTCTCGAAGGTGTACTTGATGGTCCGGGCCTGGTTCGCAGAACGCGACCTTAAAGGCCTGGCCTGTGATGTCCGTTCGCCCTCGGAAAACCCCTCCCGACGCGCTCGGCGGGCGCACTATACCGTACCTCCCCGTCCGGAACCGTGCTGCATTGCGGCATGCCCGGAGGCCGTCGCGGCGCGCTTTACCCGGGCCTGCCGCCCCCTCGACAATGCGTGCGCCCATGTTCGTCTCGATCCCCAACCGTCGCGCCAAAGCCCCGCTGCGCTGGGCCGTGCCGATGCTGTTTGTATTGTTGTGGGTGACGTTCCTGTGGGCGAGCACGCGCTCGGCCAACGAGCACTACGCCCTGCTGCTGGACTGGGGCGCGCTGTACGGCGAGCCGGTCGGCACCGACGGTGTCCTGGTCAACTGGCTCGACCCCGGCCCCTGGCTGCGCCTGGTGACGGCGTTGTTCCTGCATGCCGACTGGGCCCACCTGCTGGGCAACCTGGTGTTCTTGCTGATCTTCGGCCTGCCGGCCGAGCGGCTGATGGGCGCCTGGCGGTTGCTGGTGCTGTTCGTGCTGGGCGGGGCGGTGGCGAACCTGGCTGCGGTGCTGGCGATCGGCGCGCCGGACCGGTTGATCATCGGCGCCAGTGGCGCGGTGTCCTCGCTGATCGGCGCGTACCTGGCATTGTTCCCGCGCGCACGGCTGGGCGTGGTCGTGCCGCTGGGCCTGTTCCTGGAGTTCGTCCGCGCGCCGGCCTCGCTGTTGATCGGAGTGTGGGCCCTGCTGCAGGTGTTCTTCGCCTACATCGGCCCGGCCTTCGGCGCCGTGGCCTGGGCCGCGCATCTGGCCGGGTTTCTGGTCGGCGTGGCCTTCGCGCTGGTCTCGCGCCACGCGATCGGCCAGCGGCTGCGGCGGCTCAAGGGCTACTGAAGGCCAGCGTTGGGGCCTCAGGATGGGCATGCGCGGGCCAGCCATGGCATCGCCCATCCCAAGCCCGACTCTTATACTTTGGCCATGACCGCCAAGACGCTCTACAAGATCACCTTCCTCACCCACGGCAAGGTCTACGAGCTGTACGCGCAGCGCGTGGAGAGCGGGCGGCTGTGGGGCTTTGTCGAAGTCTCGGACCTGGTGTTCGATGTGCACGACGGCCTGGTCGTC
This genomic window contains:
- a CDS encoding rhomboid family intramembrane serine protease; translated protein: MFVSIPNRRAKAPLRWAVPMLFVLLWVTFLWASTRSANEHYALLLDWGALYGEPVGTDGVLVNWLDPGPWLRLVTALFLHADWAHLLGNLVFLLIFGLPAERLMGAWRLLVLFVLGGAVANLAAVLAIGAPDRLIIGASGAVSSLIGAYLALFPRARLGVVVPLGLFLEFVRAPASLLIGVWALLQVFFAYIGPAFGAVAWAAHLAGFLVGVAFALVSRHAIGQRLRRLKGY